A genome region from Eremothecium cymbalariae DBVPG#7215 chromosome 4, complete sequence includes the following:
- the GIS3 gene encoding Gis3p (similar to Ashbya gossypii AGR056C), which yields MLAGASPLSSTKKQRKKCRSQSFAEASYHALPDLEQQAELGFSDTGVISRANYLESYGNGLVSEDEGFENDEDGSELRETRPRAIYHSRASLNSPFLRRRSSNLDGASGPNLSLTPSLSSVMSQVRKFNNLASSVLSSGTFGGASYTSSNKRRDTASLSSSSSSSNSRRRACDLHILASTASEGGIQKFNEVHIDSWFGEDDGFEGEGEYEEEEEEEEEGEGEEGVQFNGNAGFDHPLTMIGDEGEESFDVYGSSWEAMGFNFCLPRLKCINPQDFDLQDTWTEEDIIQFYPPVYRRPQLKSSQKASPNGISTRRASVELTIDEMKNVGMMMEHLPSITRPRSALDTVELEHWPSNENDGTMSSTQVTKMIDTEENWLDFHLPNRRTRQSSLNPNFLRLYALELSCKVKSILPDLNVDEHVLKKLSYDDIWNLNIPNTHENVSPYQIKLALITRRKLWTDMCNILRQDLHGVNAPWNLKFVSGHSTNQDTEKGQKLGSTTSLVRVKSDVKPWSKDGNRFMLRPCGKLSMGKSSNRDIQYVVKGWCDSRFC from the coding sequence ATGCTAGCTGGTGCATCCCCATTGTCGTCTACCAAAAAGCAGAGAAAGAAATGTCGTTCACAAAGTTTTGCTGAAGCAAGTTATCATGCGTTGCCAGATTTAGAGCAGCAAGCAGAGCTAGGTTTTTCTGATACCGGTGTGATATCACGGGCAAATTATCTGGAATCATATGGTAATGGATTGGTCAGCGAAGATGAAGGCTTTgagaatgatgaagatggatCGGAACTTCGTGAAACACGTCCTAGGGCGATTTATCATTCTCGAGCGTCTTTGAATTCGCCGTTTTTGAGGAGAAGGAGTTCTAATCTAGATGGGGCGTCAGGTCCCAACTTGTCGTTGACACCGTCTCTAAGTTCAGTGATGTCTCAGGTTCGAAAGTTTAACAATCTTGCTTCCTCGGTACTTTCGAGTGGTACTTTCGGGGGAGCATCTTACACATCCAGTAATAAACGACGGGATACAGCAAGTCTTAGCAGCTCTTCAAGCTCTTCAAATTCTCGAAGGAGAGCATGTGATCTTCACATATTGGCTTCAACAGCTTCTGAGGGGGGGATACAAAAATTCAATGAAGTGCATATTGATAGTTGGTTTGGAGAGGATGATGGGTTTGAAGGTGAGGGTGAGtatgaagaagaagaagaagaagaggaagagggAGAgggagaagaaggagtGCAATTTAATGGTAATGCTGGCTTTGACCATCCGCTGACTATGATAGGCgatgaaggagaagaaTCGTTCGATGTATATGGCAGTAGTTGGGAGGCCATGGGGTTTAATTTCTGCCTCCCACGTTTAAAATGCATAAACCCCCAGGACTTCGACTTACAAGACACATGGACGGAGGAGGATATAATTCAGTTCTATCCTCCAGTGTATCGGAGACCACAGCTTAAGTCTTCTCAAAAGGCTTCACCAAATGGTATCTCCACAAGGCGAGCTTCAGTTGAGTTAACTATTGATGAAATGAAGAATGTCGGTATGATGATGGAACATCTTCCGTCAATTACACGACCAAGGTCAGCTTTAGATACAGTAGAATTAGAGCACTGGCCCAgtaatgaaaatgatggTACAATGTCCAGTACACAGGTTACAAAGATGATTGATACAGAGGAAAATTGGTTAGACTTCCATCTTCCAAATAGAAGAACAAGGCAGTCTTCATTAAATCCGAATTTTCTAAGGTTATATGCTCTTGAGCTCTCCTGCAAGGTGAAAAGTATACTACCAGACTTAAATGTCGATGAGCATGTATTAAAAAAGCTTTCATACGAtgatatttggaatttgaacATACCAAATACCCATGAGAATGTATCTCCATATCAAATTAAATTAGCTTTGATAACAAGACGAAAATTATGGACGGATATGTGTAATATTTTAAGACAAGATTTGCATGGTGTTAATGCTCCGTGGAACTTGAAGTTTGTTTCAGGTCATTCTACCAATCAAGATACAGAAAAGGGGCAGAAACTTGGCTCAACGACTTCTTTAGTTCGTGTTAAATCCGACGTCAAACCTTGGTCAAAGGATGGTAACCGTTTTATGCTAAGGCCTTGTGGTAAGTTGTCAATGGGTAAGAGCAGCAATAGAGATATACAATATGTAGTAAAGGGATGGTGTGACAGTAGATTTTGCTAG
- the NYV1 gene encoding Nyv1p (similar to Ashbya gossypii AGR054C 1-intron): MKKYNVTYVEIVNKDKSTTRCQWFNENGRREAGYGSLSNTAQKDITKDTLHDLVHSVVIPKVVRLKGNKVTKTTVSLIDGYDCYYTTNDDGQTLVCFTSTDIPKILPLRTLTQLKGLNNDDDSSLKHNLETVIDDFHQELLSYHDSSTSEVTEQDLQTILNVMNDNIDKFLQRQERISLLVDQTSQLNQSSFNFQRKAVKIRRKMWWNNVKFWSICGIVTVVSLFLLWVILHL; the protein is encoded by the exons atgaagaaatataacG TCACCTATGTTGAAATAGTTAACAAAGACAAGTCGACCACACGATGCCAATGGTTTAATGAAAACGGTAGGAGGGAAGCTGGGTATGGTTCGTTATCGAATACGGCTCAAAAGGATATCACGAAAGACACTCTTCATGATTTAGTTCATAGTGTTGTAATACCCAAAGTAGTTCGTTTGAAAGGGAACAAAGTTACTAAGACAACAGTTAGTCTGATTGATGGATACGATTGTTACTATACTACAAATGATGATGGACAAACCCTTGTTTGTTTTACTTCCACGGATATACCTAAGATCCTTCCATTACGTACGTTGACACAATTGAAGGGGCtgaataatgatgatgatagcTCATTAAAACACAATTTGGAAACGGTTATTGATGACTTCCACCAAGAGTTACTTTCGTATCACGATTCATCGACGAGCGAAGTTACGGAGCAAGATTTACAGACAATTTTAAATGTGATgaatgataatattgataaattcCTACAAAGACAGGAAAGAATATCATTACTTGTTGATCAAACCTCACAGTTAAACCAGTCCAGCTTTAATTTCCAACGAAAAGCAGTGAAAATTAGGAGGAAAATGTGGTGGAATAACGTTAAATTTTGGTCTATATGTGGTATTGTGACCGTGGTTTCCCTGTTCCTACTGTGGGTTATATTACACTTATGA
- the DPB4 gene encoding DNA polymerase epsilon noncatalytic subunit (similar to Ashbya gossypii AGR053W) — MPPKGWKKDAQGNYPTTSYIKEQEKLTVDDLLFPKSIITALAKDSIQQIDTDSKILISKDASLALQRSSTVFVNHVLMAAREIAQNNDRKSCNEEDVLNALDQIGMVGFKSIVRVKVVEYEKCLQQRKAEKAAAAARAGSKKDDQLLEDNSEPPEQEHEQDDSVTSDLEGASTKRVKISEE, encoded by the coding sequence ATGCCGCCAAAGGGCTGGAAAAAGGATGCTCAAGGGAACTACCCAACAACATCTTATATCAAGGAACAAGAGAAATTAACCGTGGACGACCTACTGTTCCCTAAGTCCATTATCACCGCTCTAGCAAAAGATTCAATCCAACAAATAGATACCGACAGCAAGATTTTGATTTCGAAAGATGCCTCATTGGCACTACAGCGGTCGTCCACAGTTTTTGTAAATCATGTTCTAATGGCTGCTCGCGAAATTGCGCAGAATAATGATCGCAAGTCTTGCAATGAGGAAGATGTTTTGAACGCTCTAGACCAAATTGGCATGGTAGGTTTTAAATCCATTGTCAGGGTGAAAGTAGTTGAATATGAGAAGTGTTTGCAACAGAGGAAAGCTGAAAAggctgcagctgcagctcGAGCTGGGTCTAAGAAAGATGATCAACTATTGGAGGATAACAGTGAGCCCCCAGAGCAAGAACATGAGCAGGATGATAGTGTGACGTCCGACTTAGAAGGAGCCTCCACAAAAAGAGTCAAGATTAGTGAAGAATGA
- the TRM1 gene encoding tRNA (guanine26-N2)-dimethyltransferase (similar to Ashbya gossypii AGR075W): protein MLRAALHKLKANLGTGSSSRNANTPSKPAINLSDFNVVTEGKAQILFPEKETVFYNPVQQFNRDLSITCIKAWDNLYGTTNDGNSTKASYTNNKRSFDGIESGSTKKRRITDGAGNDGAIKSNSPPGLPYMRILEALSATGLRAIRYAHEIPNAKQIVANDLLADAVESIKRNVQFNDVSNIVTPNKDDANVLMYRTKSEGGKFHVIDLDPYGTATPFIDSSMQCIEDGGLMLVTCTDLSVLAGNGYPEKCFALYGGVNMAGHDATHESAIRLVLNLLGSSAAKYKKSIEPLLSLSIDFYIRVFIRVRTSPTEVKNLQNNTMTGYMCSGCGSYHTQRLGKQSERVSKKGKAFIKYSLAQGPPVDRNCKYCRAVHHVVGPMYAGTLHNQQFLDEVLRINREEHNDEVYGTRKRIEGMLTLAKNELNVPFYFSPNSLSSILKFQVPPLKTIVAGLGSLGYTSSLTHAKASSLKTDAPWDAVWYVMKKYCLDNDLVDINKMNTNGRGYKILTNDQICGSEHMWDEKLSFDPNEQSGKVEKLRKLKMVRYQENPTKNWGPKAKPQ, encoded by the coding sequence ATGCTTAGAGCTGCACTTCATAAATTGAAGGCTAATTTAGGGACTGGTTCGTCGTCGCGGAATGCGAATACCCCTTCTAAGCCTGCCATCAACCTTTCTGACTTTAATGTTGTAACAGAAGGGAAAGCCCAAATATTATTCCCTGAAAAGGAAACAGTATTCTATAATCCAGTTCAGCAATTTAATAGAGATCTCAGTATCACATGTATTAAGGCGTGGGATAATTTATATGGAACTACTAACGATGGCAATAGCACGAAAGCCAGTTATACCAACAATAAGCGGTCATTTGACGGCATTGAGTCTGGGTCTACCAAGAAAAGGAGGATCACTGATGGTGCAGGAAATGATGGAGCAATAAAATCTAACTCTCCTCCAGGGCTGCCATACATGAGAATTCTTGAGGCTTTATCTGCTACAGGGTTACGTGCAATCCGTTACGCACATGAGATTCCAAATGCCAAACAAATTGTTGCCAATGATTTGCTTGCAGACGCTGTAGAATCTATTAAAAGAAACGTCCAATTCAATGATGTGTCTAATATAGTTACTCCAAATAAAGATGACGCCAATGTTTTGATGTACCGTACCAAAAGTGAGGGAGGGAAATTCCACGTGATAGATTTAGACCCATATGGAACGGCTACGCCATTTATAGATTCTTCAATGCAATGTATTGAAGATGGCGGCCTTATGCTTGTTACCTGCACGGACCTTTCCGTCCTAGCAGGAAATGGTTATCCTGAAAAGTGCTTTGCTCTTTATGGAGGTGTAAATATGGCGGGTCATGATGCTACTCATGAAAGTGCCATTAGATTGGTTCTTAATTTATTGGGCAGTAGTGCTGCAAAATATAAGAAAAGCATAGAACCACTTCTATCATTGAGCATTGATTTTTATATCCGTGTATTCATTCGTGTTAGAACAAGCCCAACTGAAGTGAAGAACTTGCAAAATAATACCATGACTGGGTATATGTGTAGTGGGTGTGGATCTTATCATACTCAGAGATTGGGGAAACAGTCCGAGCGTGTATCTAAAAAGGGTAAAGctttcatcaaatattcattGGCACAAGGCCCTCCAGTGGACAGGAATTGTAAGTATTGTAGAGCTGTCCATCATGTCGTAGGCCCTATGTATGCCGGTACATTGCATAACCAGCAATTTCTGGATGAAGTGCTAAGAATTAATCGGGAAGAACACAATGATGAAGTTTATGGAACTAGGAAAAGAATTGAAGGTATGCTGACGTTGGCCAAAAATGAGTTGAATGTACCATTCTATTTTTCTCCAAATTCGTTATCAtctattttaaaatttcaagTACCACCATTGAAAACTATTGTTGCTGGTCTTGGATCTTTGGGATACACTTCATCATTGACGCATGCGAAAGCTTCTTCGTTGAAGACAGATGCACCCTGGGACGCTGTTTGGTATGTCATGAAGAAGTACTGCCTAGATAATGATCTTGTTGATATCAACAAGATGAATACCAATGGGCGTGGGTATAAAATATTGACAAATGATCAAATTTGCGGATCCGAACATATGTGGgatgaaaaattgtctTTTGATCCAAATGAACAAAGTGGTAAGGTCGAGAAACTTAggaaattgaagatggtTCGCTATCAGGAGAACCCTACAAAAAACTGGGGACCGAAGGCAAAACCTCAATAG
- the COX26 gene encoding Cox26p (similar to Saccharomyces cerevisiae YDR119W-A), protein MLYSRILKAVSTIPKSPMSNIGARRAATSKHIGEPWMVTETKRLVPTILIWGGTMTGILLWPIIFRVYIEEILK, encoded by the coding sequence ATGTTATATTCCAGAATATTAAAAGCTGTTTCTACCATACCTAAGTCACCTATGTCGAATATTGGAGCTCGGAGAGCTGCCACTTCTAAACACATTGGCGAACCCTGGATGGTCACAGAAACTAAGAGATTGGTGCCAACCATTTTAATTTGGGGCGGCACAATGACAGGAATACTACTATGGCCTATTATTTTCAGAGtttatattgaagaaattttaaaatag
- the VBA4 gene encoding Vba4p (similar to Ashbya gossypii AGR076C), translated as MGRKRSGIKTKERNRLKEFAKLKGRQRTLKSDEAGETYLGDKSNTISFGPYSRSSDESQGETIPFLTRIDKNVIQDTSSGRPGFVINKLEVQELSLGSAGSQSTTILNSSYGSTSTTVTPDSNKNGNVFIRSSSVEVGNIGDSQNISQIRFAAIVSSLVVGVFLGSLDGTILSTLLDYIASEFEALPYISWIAASYLLSACIFQPLYGKLSDIFGRKAILLFSNLMFGLGCLVCGTAPTVWWLLAGRFVAGIGGGGLTSMPSIIISDIVPLRSRASYQDLFNICYVLGITLGGSMGGWLAEYGGWRLVFLLQVVAALISGCFIQAFLILPKVHHGNGIALANKESLKTKLYMMDWLGTFCLVIFLASLTLTCSLVDLNFNFLLLLILLMFVSGYYFVYHELNIAADPILSVHLLTDRNVLASSLANFFCMLNDVLTIFYVPMYFASVLYMGPKEIGKRTIISFLGTSIGSFGTGYYIKRRGKYRTFICLACIIGILGQLQIALIKPSISTWRQYLLLLIPILYTTTVRTSLLISLIAAVPYKNQTAAASISYTFRSTGAILGASLGGGIFRSSLKSLLNTNIMPLESEIHPKSQLLHIIDKATHSTDWVHRESPEYAIPILISCYHYVCKRIFTFSVVCVLFTSISCYFLKEYPVHASQPQEYISQDSMDTYNDQTPK; from the coding sequence ATGGGACGAAAGAGAAGTGGTATCAAGACCAAGGAACGTAACAGACTAAAAGAGTTCGCTAAATTAAAGGGAAGACAGAGGACCCTGAAGTCTGATGAAGCTGGAGAGACATATCTTGGAGATAAAAGCAACACAATTAGCTTTGGTCCTTATTCTAGGTCATCAGATGAATCTCAGGGTGAAACTATACCTTTTTTGACACgaattgataaaaatgtGATCCAGGATACCTCCAGTGGCCGTCCAGgttttgttattaataaattggAAGTACAGGAATTATCTTTAGGATCGGCAGGATCCCAATCAACTActattttgaattcttcatatGGTAGTACTAGTACTACAGTTACACCTGATTCCAATAAAAATGGTAACGTTTTCATAAGGTCTAGTTCAGTTGAAGTTGGTAACATTGGAGATTCCCAGAATATTTCTCAAATAAGATTCGCGGCAATTGTGAGTTCGTTGGTTGTTGGGGTGTTTTTAGGGTCATTAGATGGTACTATTTTGTCAACTCTTCTGGATTATATTGCATCTGAATTCGAGGCTTTGCCATATATCTCATGGATTGCTGCATCATATCTTCTATCTGCTTGTATATTTCAACCATTATATGGTAAGTTatctgatatttttggcAGAAAGGCTATACTGCTTTTCTCGAATTTGATGTTTGGTCTAGGATGCCTGGTCTGTGGGACGGCTCCCACAGTTTGGTGGTTGCTTGCAGGTAGGTTTGTAGCAGGTATTGGAGGAGGAGGCTTAACTTCAATGCcttctattattatttcagATATTGTACCCTTGAGATCTAGAGCGTCGTATCAAgatctttttaatatctgtTATGTTTTAGGCATCACGTTGGGTGGTTCAATGGGTGGTTGGTTAGCTGAATATGGTGGTTGGCGTTTGGTATTCCTGCTACAGGTTGTCGCTGCCCTGATAAGTGGATGTTTCATACAAGCTTTTCTGATATTGCCAAAAGTTCATCATGGCAATGGCATAGCGTTAGCTAATAAAGAATCACTAAAAACCAAACTCTACATGATGGATTGGCTGGGAACTTTTTGTCTCGTTATATTTTTGGCGTCATTGACTCTAACTTGCTCATTAGTTGACctaaattttaattttctaTTGTTATTAATACTATTGATGTTTGTGTCCggatattattttgtttacCATGAGCTTAACATTGCCGCTGATCCCATTCTGTCAGTTCATTTACTAACAGATCGGAATGTGTTGGCGTCATCTTTGGCCAACTTTTTTTGTATGTTAAATGATGTGCTTACTATCTTCTATGTTCCAATGTATTTCGCCAGTGTGCTATATATGGGCCCCAAAGAAATCGGAAAGCGTACTATTATAAGCTTCCTCGGTACCAGTATAGGTTCTTTTGGCACAGGTTACTACATCAAACGTAGAGGAAAGTATCGTACATTTATTTGCTTAGCATGCATAATTGGAATTCTAGGTCAACTACAGATCGCATTAATAAAGCCTTCTATTTCTACCTGGAGGCAGTACTTGTTGTTACTCATTCCTATCCTGTATACAACGACGGTAAGGACATCACTACTTATTTCACTTATAGCCGCAGTCCCCtacaaaaatcaaacagCAGCGGCATCTATTTCCTACACATTCAGATCTACTGGTGCTATACTTGGTGCATCCTTGGGCGGTGGAATTTTTAGAAGTTCGCTCAAGTCTTTATTAAACACTAATATTATGCCTCTAGAGAGCGAAATCCATCCTAAAAGCCAGCTCTTACATATTATAGATAAAGCTACCCATTCTACTGATTGGGTGCACAGGGAATCTCCCGAGTACGCCATCCCTATCTTAATCTCTTGCTACCATTATGTTTGCAAGCGTATTTTCACCTTTTCTGTGGTATGCGTTCTATTCACTTCCATTTCATGTTATTTCCTCAAAGAATACCCGGTTCATGCATCACAACCCCAGGAATATATTTCCCAAGATAGCATGGATACTTATAATGACCAGACCCCTAAGTGA
- the SUL2 gene encoding sulfate permease (similar to Ashbya gossypii AGR077C) has product MFILRENSDGIESQASTISDTQNLRTVDNNNRGLQDTSGLDELETDYTRFKTNEDSAGYSGAENERSRIDKFDSVGSSLQFAKYDGNALPDFKAPPYYETTVTFMEYYDRTIRSRVGRSFFRSYFLSLFPIIKWIHHYNFAWMYSDFIAGITVGCVLVPQSMSYAQLAGLKPEYGLYSSFIGAFIYSFFATSKDVCIGPVAVMSVQVSKVISHVIDQLPEGTPITAPMVASALALFSSILVIPIGLLRLGFILELISVTAVAGFMTGSALSILASQLPSLLGIQKINTRVETYRVLISTLKHLNGSDINAAFGLICLALLFFWKWTCGYLGPKLISKYLRPNSKKARIWQSFFFYAQALRNAFVLFLATFVSWLVIGRHKKKTSISVLGTVPSGLKHVGVPTIPSGLVHKLMPQLPPAVIILLLEHITIAKSFGRINNYKIVPDQELIAIGVTNLIGSFFNAYPATGSFSRSALKAKCNVKTPLSGLFSGACVLLALYYLTSAFYYIPKAALSAVIIHAVVDLIASYKLSFYLWNTNPFDLISFLATILLTIFSSIENGIYFAVAFSMATLLMKNAFPSGKFLGYVKITEVSNLNVFEDLDSIGNNDPELPQEISKDSKLAKDPDVHASANLMASKLDVRFHTKWVPLDNGYSRELNPEIAVHMPPPGVIVYRPTESWHYLNCSRQFDIIVDRVKTLTRPGKLVNHLRKSEQLWCEPGDWVPPLFLRKFFKKYRHKAAKPEVVEQVDNRPVLKILAMDWTQVTHVDSTSIQSLIDLRKTINRYADRQVGFHFSGIVSPWIKRALVHAGFGTINENYSNDPLLLKYSTYHVVQNVLSADEENQQNSEISASLDVASGTNFPFFHIDMPDFTKWDI; this is encoded by the coding sequence ATGTTTATCTTAAGAGAGAATTCAGACGGTATTGAGAGCCAGGCCTCAACTATATCTGATACGCAGAATTTGAGAActgttgataataataatcgAGGCCTTCAGGACACTTCTGGTTTAGATGAATTAGAAACTGATTATACCCGTTTTAAAACCAACGAAGATTCTGCAGGATATTCGGGGGCTGAAAATGAAAGGTCTAGAATCGATAAGTTTGATTCTGTGGGCTCAAGTCTTCAGTTTGCAAAATATGATGGAAATGCTCTCCCAGATTTTAAAGCCCCTCCATACTACGAAACCACTGTTACGTTTATGGAATACTATGATCGGACTATTCGTTCAAGGGttggaagaagtttttttCGCTCATACTTTTTGTCGCTCTTTCCAATAATTAAATGGATTCATCATTATAACTTTGCATGGATGTACTCAGATTTTATAGCTGGTATTACTGTAGGTTGTGTTTTGGTTCCACAATCTATGTCTTATGCCCAGCTGGCTGGGTTGAAACCAGAATATGGTCTTTATTCCTCATTTATTGGTGCCTTcatatattcatttttCGCAACTAGTAAGGATGTCTGTATAGGGCCCGTTGCAGTTATGTCAGTGCAAGTTTCCAAGGTCATTAGTCATGTTATAGACCAGTTGCCTGAGGGCACCCCGATAACCGCGCCCATGGTTGCTAGTGCTTTGGCACTTTTCTCCAGTATTTTGGTTATACCGATTGGACTTTTGAGGTTAGGGTTTATTCTTGAGCTAATATCTGTAACAGCAGTTGCAGGTTTCATGACGGGTAGTGCGCTATCAATATTAGCTAGCCAGTTGCCTAGTCTTCTTGGTATCCAAAAAATCAATACAAGGGTTGAAACTTACAGAGTTTTAATATCCACATTAAAACATTTAAATGGGTCCGATATTAATGCTGCATTTGGTTTAATTTGCCTTGCTCtcttatttttttggaagTGGACTTGTGGATATCTTGGTCCAAAATTGATTTCGAAATATCTCAGaccaaattccaaaaaggCCCGTATATGGcaatctttcttcttttatGCTCAAGCTTTAAGAAATGCCTTTGTGCTCTTTCTAGCCACTTTCGTTTCGTGGTTGGTCATTGGGCGCCATAAGAAGAAAACATCAATCTCTGTATTGGGAACTGTACCTTCTGGTTTAAAACACGTTGGCGTACCAACGATACCGAGTGGTCTTGTTCACAAATTGATGCCACAGCTTCCCCCGGCAGTGATTATTTTACTATTGGAACATATTACGATTGCCAAGTCATTCGGTAGAATCAACAATTACAAGATTGTGCCCGACCAGGAATTAATTGCAATCGGTGTGACGAATTTAATTGGATCGTTTTTTAATGCATACCCTGCAACAGGTTCATTTTCTAGATCTGCTCTGAAGGCAAAGTGTAACGTGAAAACGCCGTTATCTGGTTTGTTTAGCGGTGCTTGTGTGTTGCTTGCCCTATACTATCTGACCTCTGCATTCTACTATATCCCTAAGGCTGCCCTATCTGCTGTCATAATCCACGCTGTTGTGGATCTTATTGCATCCTACAAACTCAGtttttatctttggaaTACAAACCCCTTTGATCTCATATCGTTCCTTGCCACAATTCTCCTCACTATATTTTCCAGTATTGAGAATGGCATATATTTTGCAGTAGCATTCTCTATGGCTACTTTGCTAATGAAAAATGCTTTTCCAAGTGGAAAGTTTCTGGGCTATGTCAAAATTACTGAGGTGTCAAACCTGaatgtttttgaagatctAGATTCTATCGGGAACAACGATCCAGAGCTCCCTCAGgaaatttcaaaagattccAAACTCGCAAAGGATCCAGATGTGCACGCATCAGCTAATCTTATGGCTTCCAAACTAGATGTTCGGTTTCACACCAAATGGGTTCCTTTGGATAATGGATATTCGAGAGAGCTCAATCCTGAAATTGCAGTACATATGCCACCCCCAGGTGTCATAGTTTATCGGCCAACAGAATCGTGGCATTATCTCAATTGTTCCCGACAGTTCGATATCATCGTTGATCGAGTGAAAACCCTAACTCGACCAGGAAAATTGGTTAATCATTTGAGGAAAAGTGAACAATTATGGTGCGAACCAGGTGACTGGGTACCCCCTCTGTTTTTGCGcaaattcttcaagaaGTATAGGCATAAAGCAGCCAAGCCTGAAGTTGTAGAGCAAGTAGATAATAGGCCAGTACTCAAAATACTTGCCATGGATTGGACACAAGTTACCCATGTTGATTCTACCAGTATCCAGAGTCTCATTGATCTaagaaaaacaattaaCAGATACGCTGATAGACAGGTTGGATTCCACTTCAGTGGTATAGTCTCACCATGGATTAAGAGGGCCCTAGTCCATGCAGGATTTGGAACCATAAACGAAAATTATTCTAATGATCCCCTACTACTGAAATATTCTACTTACCATGTGGTTCAAAATGTTTTATCtgcagatgaagaaaatcaGCAAAACTCAGAAATCTCTGCTTCCCTAGACGTTGCTTCTGGCACTAACTTCCCATTCTTCCATATAGATATGCCTGATTTTACTAAATGGGACATCTGA